One window of the Asticcacaulis sp. SL142 genome contains the following:
- the pyrF gene encoding orotidine-5'-phosphate decarboxylase, translated as MKADPRLIVALDEPTLDGARDLAKRLGDQVSFFKIGLTLMAQGGLKLAYELRDQGKMVFQDWKLHDIGAQVEGAARAASLGACDFLTVHAEPQVMRAAVKGRGSSKTKLLGVTVMTTLTDADLKEMGYTDKALDLVLKRVDQALECGMDGVVASPLEAKIIRARVPADFLIVTPGVRPIWAAANDQQRIATPEQALGDGASHLVVGRPITAAADPIEAAQKILAAIA; from the coding sequence ATCAAGGCTGATCCGCGTCTTATCGTCGCTCTCGATGAACCGACCCTTGATGGTGCCCGCGATCTGGCCAAACGGTTGGGCGATCAGGTAAGCTTTTTCAAGATCGGCCTGACCCTGATGGCGCAGGGCGGTCTGAAACTGGCCTACGAACTGCGCGATCAGGGCAAGATGGTGTTTCAGGACTGGAAACTGCACGATATCGGCGCTCAGGTCGAAGGGGCGGCGCGCGCCGCCTCACTGGGGGCCTGTGATTTCCTGACCGTTCATGCCGAGCCGCAAGTGATGCGTGCCGCCGTCAAAGGGCGCGGGTCGTCCAAGACCAAGCTTTTAGGCGTCACCGTCATGACCACCCTAACCGATGCCGATCTTAAGGAAATGGGGTATACGGACAAAGCGCTCGATCTGGTGCTGAAACGTGTCGATCAGGCGCTGGAGTGCGGCATGGACGGCGTGGTCGCCTCGCCCTTGGAAGCCAAAATCATCCGCGCGCGCGTGCCCGCAGATTTTCTGATTGTGACCCCCGGTGTGCGCCCGATCTGGGCCGCTGCCAACGACCAGCAGCGCATCGCCACGCCGGAACAGGCGCTAGGCGACGGCGCGTCTCACCTTGTGGTCGGCCGCCCGATCACCGCAGCCGCTGATCCGATTGAGGCGGCACAAAAGATTTTAGCGGCGATTGCTTAA
- a CDS encoding MarC family protein codes for MNLVEFYVNFFITLFALLDPIGNVPIFAAATRSHSKSTRKWLTFYIAIFSALFLSFFFFTGLKLLQFFGISMDAFRIAGGILLFLLGLDMTRGDFLAMFEEVEHVNEKPDADKQVKILTGRASANISFEKLVVPFAIPLLIGPGAISTVIIQAGEAQKYGWAGMLVGLGAILSTAVAIFLTFFFTGTISKLLGRVGMVVVIRVLGLILCALAIQIIISSLSVITQDIITPAAAHPYATAHGA; via the coding sequence ATGAACCTGGTTGAGTTTTACGTCAACTTTTTTATCACCCTGTTCGCCCTGCTTGACCCGATTGGCAATGTGCCGATTTTCGCGGCGGCGACGCGGTCGCACTCAAAATCGACGCGCAAGTGGCTGACCTTTTATATCGCGATATTTTCGGCGCTGTTTTTAAGCTTCTTTTTCTTTACAGGCCTGAAACTGCTGCAATTTTTCGGCATTTCTATGGATGCCTTCCGCATCGCGGGCGGCATTTTGCTGTTCCTGTTGGGCCTTGATATGACGCGCGGCGACTTTTTGGCCATGTTCGAAGAGGTCGAGCACGTCAATGAAAAGCCGGACGCAGACAAGCAGGTCAAAATCCTGACCGGGCGGGCGTCGGCCAATATCAGCTTTGAAAAGCTGGTGGTGCCGTTTGCAATACCCCTGCTGATCGGGCCGGGAGCCATTTCGACCGTTATCATTCAGGCCGGGGAAGCTCAAAAATATGGCTGGGCCGGGATGTTGGTCGGTCTGGGGGCAATTTTGTCGACGGCTGTGGCGATCTTTTTGACGTTCTTTTTTACAGGTACGATCTCAAAACTGCTGGGCCGGGTTGGCATGGTGGTGGTGATTCGTGTGCTGGGGCTGATCCTGTGTGCGCTGGCGATCCAGATCATTATCTCGTCCTTAAGCGTCATTACGCAGGACATCATCACGCCCGCCGCTGCCCACCCTTATGCGACGGCGCATGGGGCGTAA
- a CDS encoding SDR family NAD(P)-dependent oxidoreductase, with protein MSRRLVLITGASAGIGLAFARVYASHGWDVVVTGRRADRLEKLVEEIKLRFGVEAFAVPGDLSDPATPEKLMAAVTALGRQVDGLVNNAGYSVPEGFVGNVWDSHRHFLQVLLHAPTELAHRVLPGMIERKFGRIINVASLAAYLPGSPGDTLYGPVKSYLLKFSQGLHLETRDHGVHVSALCPGWTYSEFHDVNGTRSKLSQSFPEWVWMGADEVAREGYLAAEANRAACVPGAPNKVAAAVLKVLPDDWTLELASERLRKINR; from the coding sequence GTGTCACGACGTCTGGTTTTAATCACAGGGGCTTCCGCCGGTATCGGCCTGGCGTTCGCCCGCGTCTACGCCTCACACGGTTGGGACGTCGTGGTCACCGGCAGGCGGGCTGACCGGCTGGAAAAGCTGGTCGAAGAGATTAAGCTGCGCTTTGGCGTCGAAGCCTTTGCCGTGCCGGGCGACCTGTCCGATCCGGCCACCCCTGAAAAGCTGATGGCCGCCGTAACCGCCCTTGGCCGTCAGGTCGATGGTCTGGTCAATAATGCGGGCTATAGCGTCCCTGAAGGCTTTGTCGGCAATGTCTGGGACAGCCACCGCCATTTTCTTCAGGTTCTGCTGCACGCGCCAACCGAACTGGCCCACCGCGTCCTGCCCGGTATGATCGAGCGCAAGTTTGGTAGGATCATCAATGTCGCGTCTCTGGCAGCCTATCTGCCCGGATCGCCGGGCGATACGCTGTACGGGCCGGTCAAATCCTATCTGCTGAAGTTTTCGCAAGGCCTGCATCTGGAAACCCGCGACCACGGCGTCCATGTCTCGGCCCTGTGTCCCGGCTGGACTTACTCCGAGTTCCATGACGTCAACGGCACGCGCTCAAAACTGTCGCAGTCATTTCCGGAATGGGTATGGATGGGGGCCGACGAGGTTGCGCGCGAAGGCTATCTGGCGGCTGAGGCCAATCGTGCGGCGTGCGTGCCCGGTGCCCCTAATAAGGTTGCCGCGGCGGTGCTCAAGGTTCTGCCCGATGACTGGACGCTGGAGTTGGCCTCCGAGCGCCTGCGTAAGATCAACCGCTAA
- a CDS encoding Rrf2 family transcriptional regulator: MSDSQRFPVAAHTLAYLAHRGAYSREQAVSSSVLAASIPTNPVVIRRMTTQLSKAGLVATCSGVSGGAWLLKKADAIHLDEVLSAVHGCAHLGSAPPGAKGCPVGQAIPKAVNEAMKVANSAASGALAKITVADLIDNI; encoded by the coding sequence ATGTCTGACAGTCAAAGATTTCCCGTAGCCGCCCATACGCTGGCTTATCTGGCTCACAGAGGCGCCTATTCACGCGAACAGGCGGTGTCATCGTCTGTGCTGGCCGCCTCCATTCCGACCAATCCGGTGGTCATCCGCCGCATGACGACCCAGCTTTCCAAGGCCGGTCTGGTTGCGACCTGTTCAGGGGTCTCCGGCGGGGCATGGCTATTGAAAAAAGCCGATGCCATTCATCTGGATGAAGTTCTGTCCGCCGTGCATGGCTGCGCGCATCTGGGCAGCGCCCCTCCCGGCGCCAAGGGCTGCCCCGTCGGGCAAGCCATCCCCAAGGCGGTCAATGAGGCCATGAAGGTCGCCAATAGTGCGGCGTCCGGGGCTTTGGCCAAAATCACCGTGGCCGATCTGATTGATAATATCTGA